ACATGATGATAAAAGTGTGGAAGGTGCTGCGGTGTTGTGCGTAACTCAGGATTATGATAAGGTATGGTCGTTTGAGCTGAGCGACGGCCGGTACTTTACTCCATCCGAATCAACAAGTGGTAAAGGCGTTGCCATTATAGGAAGCACGATTGCTGAAAATCTGTTTAACGGCACGGAAGCGGTGGGTCAGGATATTAAAGTTTTTGGTCGGAAGCTGGAAGTAATCGGCTTATTCAAAAAGGAAGGCTCCAGCTCGATTGGTAACAGTGCCGATGACCAGGTTGTGATACCGATAAATTTTGCACGTAATGTTATCGATATCAACTTTGAAGGGTATAATCCAATGTTGATTGTAAAGGCAAAAGCCGGTGTTTCCAATGACCAGCTTCGCGATGAGCTTACCGGGATCATGCGTAGTGTCCGCAGGCTTAAACCGGGTGCTGAAGATAATTTTGCAATTAATGAAACAAGCTTACTCACACAGGGTTTTGAGAGCCTGTTCGACATTATTTCCATTGCCGGATGGGTGATTGGTGGATTTTCACTATTGGTGGGAGGCTTCGGCATTGCCAATATCATGTTTGTATCGGTTCGTGAGCGAACCAACATCATTGGCATTCAGAAATCGCTGGGTGCGAAGAATTTTTTCATACTCTTTGAATTTTTATTTGAAGCAATCATACTCTGTTTGATGGGAGGCGTTATCGGGCTCTTGCTGGTGTATATCGGAACACTGATTGTTTCGGGCGCTTTTGATATGGAACTTTCACTTACAACAGGAAATATCATGATGGGCATATTGGTTTCAGCGTTTATCGGGCTGTTGGCCGGAGTGATACCGGCATGGTCGGCCTCACGTATGGATCCAGTGGTGGCAATTCGGGCTTCGGGAAGCTAAATCATAATCAATGGTTTGACGTAATAATTTTCACTATATTCACGTTGTTTTATAACGGTTTTGTTAAGGTGTGCATACCATTTTTCAGACCGTGAAATTCCTTTAAACAGTGCCTGATTTTTATGGTACTTAAAATCCAATCAAAAATAAAATGCGTATGAGAAATTTGACGATGGCAGGTTTGTTGATGCTGCTTTTGGGCGGCACGGTTACATCTCAGAATAATATTTCAAGGACCGGCAGCACTGTCCAGATAAAAGAAATCACCTATGATGTAGGCATAAACAATCACGATTTAATGCGCGAATACGGTCCTGAAGGAATGGCCGATCAGTGGTTCCGTGATAATATTGAAGCATCATCGCGCTGTGCATGGCTCAATGAATTATTTGCTGCCGGAACCGCCGGAAAACTTTCTCTTACAGATACAAACGGTCGTGCGCTGAACAGGATCGAAAGCATGCGCATGTTTTATTACTGTGATACAATACGGGTTGTTAGGCCTCAGCCGCCATACGATGAATTTGACACGGTATTATGCTCTTATATTAATCCGCAGAAAGTGGTTGCCTTACGATTCAGGGAATCGTGGACCATAAATCCAACAACCATGGAGATTTCGAAAAAGATTATCGCCATGGCACCCCTGATGGGGGAAGATATCTTGGAATCGGGATTTCCGCAAAAACAAACGGTGAGACCGATGTTCTGGATTGTATACGATCAGAAGGTCAGCGGAAATACGTTACTTACACCGCGTATTGTTGCCAATACGGTATTTGAAAAGAAAAGAATGATGAAGCCTTCTGATTCTTCGTCGGCCATACAATACATGAAACTATTAATCGATAAAGCCACGAATGAGGGTATTTCATGCTATACATTCAATGAAAACCCGGTATGGGATTTACCCTTAACCGGACGGGAACTCTACAGCCGGCTTTACTCCGCAGATACCCTTAGCCTGATGCGTAACGGGGCCATGGTTGATACGGTAATCGTACACAATCCTGATCCTTCATCGTTTCGGACGCTGCGTTTTATGGAAGAATGGTATTTTGATGAAGCCACACTTCAGATTACCAAAAAGGTTATTGGCGTTTGTCCGGTAATTGAAGTCTATACGGATAATGGCGAATTCAGAGGCTACAAGCCGTTATTCTGGACGTATTTCAGCGATGTATGGATGCCATTTAACCGTAAAGCAACCGTAAAAGTTACAAATCCAAAACCCTGATATTTCTCATTCTTTGTTTTTATTTCTCAAAAAAAATTGTAGGTTTGGAATGAAATCCTAAAACCTGCAAACGTGAGAAAAGAACTATCAAAACCCGGATTAGCCGAACGCGCCCGATATTGGTTTGATAATGTGATGAGCCGTGGTGCCATTGCAGTTATCACGCTTTTGGGAATATTATCGCTGCTCATTGTAATTTTTGCCGGTCTGACTATCAGCATTGCCGGTATTACCACGGCCGATTCAGGAAAGATGTCGTTTTTTGAAGCCGCATGGCAAAGCCTGATGCGTACTTTTGATGCCGGTACGATGGGTGGTGATACCGGGTGGAAGTTCCGCATTGTGATGTTGGCGGTGACTATTGGCGGCATGTTCATCATCAGCGCTCTTATTGGTATTATCAGCAATGCCATCGGGAATAAGATTGAAGAATTGCGCAAAGGGCGATCGAAAGTGATTGAATCGGGGCACACGCTTATTATAGGCTGGTCACCGAAAATATTCGCAATCATTTCTGAGCTGATTATTGCAAATGAAAACAGGCGGCATGCGCGAATTGTTATTCTCGCCGGCAAGGACAAAGTGGAAATGGAAGATGAATTGCAATTCAGAATTCCAAAAACAAAGAATACAAAAATTATCTGTCGTTCCGGAAATCCGATTGATTCGGAAGACCTGGGCATTGTGAATCCGAACGGAGCCCGCTCCATAATTATACTTGCTTCGGAAGATGATAACTCAGATATCAGCATTATAAAAACCGTGCTGGCCATTACCAACAATCCGCTTCATGCCGATGGCGATTATCATATCGTTTCAGAAATTGGAGAGAAAAAAAATATGCGGGTTGGCGAAATGATTGGAAAAGGCAAAGTGACATTTATTCTGAACAAGGATATTATTTCCCGGATGATTGTACAAACAAGCCGTCAGTCGGGCATGAGCGATGTCTTTACCGAACTTCTCGATTTTGATGGTGATGAAATTTATTTTAAAGAAGAACCGGCACTGACGGGTAAAAAATTCAGCGAAGTGCTTTCGTTATACGGAACGTCATCTGTGATTGGAATTTTTGGTCACGATAAGGTCGTTCGGCTGAATCCGCCTATGGATACAGTGCTGGGTGCCGGAGACAGCATCATTGCGATTGCTGAAGACGATGATAAAGTGATTATGAACGGAACCCCCAATCCGGAAATAGATCAAACAGGCATCAGTGGTGATAAACCATTTGTATATGAACCTGAAAAAACACTGATTCTGGGATGGAACAATAAGGGTTCGGGCATTGTCCGTGAACTTGATAATTACGTGGAAGAAGGCTCTGAAGTTCTTATTATCTCTGATCTTTCAGAAACAAAGGCTGCTCACGAAAAGATGCATGTTGAAAAATATCTTAAGAATCTTACCGTGGATTTTAAAAAGGGCTCGGTTACCGACCGTGACCTGCTTGAAGCACTTGATATTGCCAAATATGATCACTTGATTTTACTTAGCAACGGTGAAGCAAAAAATGCACAGGACGCCGATGCCCGCACACTGGTGGCACTGCTTCATGTTCGTGATATAGCAGCAGGTCTTGGTAAAAATTTCAATATCGTTACCGAGATGCTTGATATCAAAAACCGTGAACTGGCAGGCATTACAAGTGCCGATGATTTCATTGTGAGTGATAAACTTTTAAGCCTGATGCTGGCTCAGCTATCGGAGAATAAATATCTGAAACCCGTATTCGACGACCTTTTTGATGCCGATGGTTCGGAGATTTATATCAAACCTGTCTCCAATTATATTGTTCCCGGAAAGGAGGTGAATTTCTACACGGTAATCAAAGCAGCTGCCGCGCGTGGTGAAGTGGCTATAGGCTACCGCATTATGAACTATGCAGGAAACAAAGACAAGGCAAACGGTGTTGTTATCAATCCAAAAAAATCGGATTTTATAGTTTTTACTCCCGCAGATAAAATCATTGTTATTGCCGAAGATTAAAGGGCCGCAGAATTTCAATTCGTTGCTTTTTTTAAATTTATAATTTTCGAATCTTAAAATTGGCTCATTTTCAAGTCATTTTTTCAGGCTACCTTTGTGGTCTAATTATGCTGTAACTATTATGAATAAAAAAGCAATGCTTATCATCATGGATGGTTGGGGTCAGGCTCCAGCCGGTCCGTCCAACGCTATATCAAGTGCCGATATTCCTTTTGTGCGCAGTCTGTATAATAATGCTGATGTTGCCTTTAATACACTCGATTGCTCCGGGCTTGCCGTAGGTCTTCCTGAAGGTCAAATGGGAAATTCCGAAGTCGGTCATCTGAATATAGGTGCCGGGCGCGTGGTATATCAGGATCTGGTGCGCATAAACAAAGCCATTGAAAGCGGCAGCATTGAGCAGAATCCCGTTATCAACGAAGCATATACATACGCAAAAGAGCAGGGCAAACAGGTTCACCTGATAGGATTAATAGGCGATGGCGGCGTACATTCGCTTTCGGCGCACTTGCTGAAACTGTGTGATATGGCTGAAAATGCCGGACTTACAGATGTTTTTGTTCATGCGGTTACCGATGGCCGCGATACCGATCCGCGCAGCGGACTCGAATTTGTGAAGGAAGTAAAAGAGCACCTCGAACATTCGGCAGGCGTCATTGCAACACTCAGCGGGCGTTATTATACCATGGACCGCGACAAGCGGTGGGAGCGCGTGAAGCGCGGGTACGACCTGATGATTCACGGTATTGGTAAAAAGCATACCGACGTACTTGCTGCAATACAGGAATCATATGATGAAGGTGTAACCGATGAATTTATTTTGCCGGTCGTCTTTACCAAAGAAGACGGAACACCGATTACTACCATTCGCGAAGGGGATGTGGTGATATGCTTTAATTTCAGAACGGACCGCCTGCGTGAAATTACTGTGGCGCTTACCCAGAAGGATATGCCCGAATTCGGGATGCAAACCATGAATCTGCATTATCTGACCATGTGCCGCTATGATGAATCCTTCAAAAACGTGCATGTGATTTATGATAAAGAAGATGTACAGATGACTCTGGGCGAAGTGGTAAGCAAACTCGGGAAAACTCAGTTGCGTATTGCCGAAACCGAGAAATATCCGCATGTGACATTCTTTTTCAGTGGTGGTCGGGAAGATGTTTTTGAAGGCGAAAAACGTATTATGATACCGTCGCCCAAAGTGGCAACATACGACCTGCAGCCGGAGATGAGCGCTTATGAAGTTACCGCGGCATTGCTTCCCGAGATTAATAAAAAAACCTTCGATTTTATTTGTCTGAACTTCGCAAACTCAGATATGGTAGGGCATACCGGATTCTGGGATGCTATACAAAAAGCGCTGCATACGGTTGATACCTGCGTAAAACAGGTTATTGAAGCTGCCCTTGCCAATGGTTATTCCGTATTACTTACCGCCGATCACGGCAATTCTGATTTCGCTGTGAACGCCGACGGCTCACCGAATACGGCTCACAGCATGAATCCCGTTCCGGTGTTTTTGTTTGATGCGGACTATAAAAAACTGAAACACGGTAAGCTCGCAGACATTGCGCCTACGCTGCTTACCGTGATGGGAATTCCCGTTCCGGGGGAAATGACGGGCGACGTGCTGGTGGAAAAATAGCAAAGTCGATGACTCCCTTTTCCCTATTACTTATTACCTATTACCTGTTTAACACGCCATATCGCCTGCATTCTTCATGGCAGAGAGCAGGTTGTACGCGCCTTTTACAACAATTCTGTTCCTGGTCAGGTCAAAGTTTTTGGGCAGTGTGATTTGCGTAAACCCATTTTCCGTTACGCCTTTTTCTACTTCGACAATCTGGTAAAGTGTCACTACTTTGTCGCCTTCTTTCTTTGTTTCATAGAAGGTGAAAATAAAGTTTTTATCTTCGAAAGAAAGCACGGCTTCCTGCGGAAGCACGGTTGCAGAATCATTTTGTTTTTCTATGGTAGCATTCACAAACATACCGGGCAACAAATTCTTGTTTGTATTCTCAACGGTAGCATAAACCTTTACCGTTCTGTCGTTATTAATTGCCTTCCCGACCTGATAAATCAGCGCGCTCTGTTTGTTTTCGGGACTGTCGGGCGCTGCAAAATTTATCTTCTGTCCGATGGCTACTTTTGCAATATCCTTTTCAAAAACGGTCAGCTCAAGCGTGAGATTCTGAGTGTTCACAATTTCAACAATCACATCCGTTGGATTTACGTATTTTCCTTCATTTACACTTACCGTTTTTACGTAGCCGCTTATCGGTGAAACAATAGAAACAGCGCCGGTAATTTTTTCATTCTGCAGATTTGAAGCATCAATACCTATAAGCTTCAGCTTCTGTATAAGTGCCGAAACTTTTGCCTGTAAGCCTTTGTATTCCGACAATGCAAGCTGATATGTTTTTGCGGCAGCCACATTCTCACGATACAGATCTTTCTGACGGTTGCATTCTGTTTCTGCATATTCGAGTTTGCTTTTGCTCTCCAGATAATTTTGCTGCAGCTCAATAAAATCGGGGTTTTCAATGACTGCAATCACTTGTCCTTTGGTTACAGGGCTGCCCTGCACCAGGCTGATGCTTTTTATGTATCCGCCCATGATTGCGGAAACCGACACTAAATTCTGGGGTGTAACGTTCACGAGGCCGCTGACCTTTAACTGGGTATTCAGCATCA
Above is a genomic segment from Bacteroidota bacterium containing:
- a CDS encoding ABC transporter permease — encoded protein: MILFLRLLRESYLFAIQAIIVNKLRTILSLLGITIGIFAVIAVFTIVDSMEMTIRKSIDSLGNNVLFVQKWPWSFGSDYPWWKYMNRPVPKPEEREDVERRSLGAEATAYMISASKTVKHDDKSVEGAAVLCVTQDYDKVWSFELSDGRYFTPSESTSGKGVAIIGSTIAENLFNGTEAVGQDIKVFGRKLEVIGLFKKEGSSSIGNSADDQVVIPINFARNVIDINFEGYNPMLIVKAKAGVSNDQLRDELTGIMRSVRRLKPGAEDNFAINETSLLTQGFESLFDIISIAGWVIGGFSLLVGGFGIANIMFVSVRERTNIIGIQKSLGAKNFFILFEFLFEAIILCLMGGVIGLLLVYIGTLIVSGAFDMELSLTTGNIMMGILVSAFIGLLAGVIPAWSASRMDPVVAIRASGS
- a CDS encoding NAD-binding protein, translating into MRKELSKPGLAERARYWFDNVMSRGAIAVITLLGILSLLIVIFAGLTISIAGITTADSGKMSFFEAAWQSLMRTFDAGTMGGDTGWKFRIVMLAVTIGGMFIISALIGIISNAIGNKIEELRKGRSKVIESGHTLIIGWSPKIFAIISELIIANENRRHARIVILAGKDKVEMEDELQFRIPKTKNTKIICRSGNPIDSEDLGIVNPNGARSIIILASEDDNSDISIIKTVLAITNNPLHADGDYHIVSEIGEKKNMRVGEMIGKGKVTFILNKDIISRMIVQTSRQSGMSDVFTELLDFDGDEIYFKEEPALTGKKFSEVLSLYGTSSVIGIFGHDKVVRLNPPMDTVLGAGDSIIAIAEDDDKVIMNGTPNPEIDQTGISGDKPFVYEPEKTLILGWNNKGSGIVRELDNYVEEGSEVLIISDLSETKAAHEKMHVEKYLKNLTVDFKKGSVTDRDLLEALDIAKYDHLILLSNGEAKNAQDADARTLVALLHVRDIAAGLGKNFNIVTEMLDIKNRELAGITSADDFIVSDKLLSLMLAQLSENKYLKPVFDDLFDADGSEIYIKPVSNYIVPGKEVNFYTVIKAAAARGEVAIGYRIMNYAGNKDKANGVVINPKKSDFIVFTPADKIIVIAED
- the gpmI gene encoding 2,3-bisphosphoglycerate-independent phosphoglycerate mutase — protein: MNKKAMLIIMDGWGQAPAGPSNAISSADIPFVRSLYNNADVAFNTLDCSGLAVGLPEGQMGNSEVGHLNIGAGRVVYQDLVRINKAIESGSIEQNPVINEAYTYAKEQGKQVHLIGLIGDGGVHSLSAHLLKLCDMAENAGLTDVFVHAVTDGRDTDPRSGLEFVKEVKEHLEHSAGVIATLSGRYYTMDRDKRWERVKRGYDLMIHGIGKKHTDVLAAIQESYDEGVTDEFILPVVFTKEDGTPITTIREGDVVICFNFRTDRLREITVALTQKDMPEFGMQTMNLHYLTMCRYDESFKNVHVIYDKEDVQMTLGEVVSKLGKTQLRIAETEKYPHVTFFFSGGREDVFEGEKRIMIPSPKVATYDLQPEMSAYEVTAALLPEINKKTFDFICLNFANSDMVGHTGFWDAIQKALHTVDTCVKQVIEAALANGYSVLLTADHGNSDFAVNADGSPNTAHSMNPVPVFLFDADYKKLKHGKLADIAPTLLTVMGIPVPGEMTGDVLVEK
- a CDS encoding efflux RND transporter periplasmic adaptor subunit gives rise to the protein MRTPLAVIIIGLSLFMLGCTSRNGDAEKTEEHEVLPPNTVEMNDAQIKAAGIELGTVNQMMLNTQLKVSGLVNVTPQNLVSVSAIMGGYIKSISLVQGSPVTKGQVIAVIENPDFIELQQNYLESKSKLEYAETECNRQKDLYRENVAAAKTYQLALSEYKGLQAKVSALIQKLKLIGIDASNLQNEKITGAVSIVSPISGYVKTVSVNEGKYVNPTDVIVEIVNTQNLTLELTVFEKDIAKVAIGQKINFAAPDSPENKQSALIYQVGKAINNDRTVKVYATVENTNKNLLPGMFVNATIEKQNDSATVLPQEAVLSFEDKNFIFTFYETKKEGDKVVTLYQIVEVEKGVTENGFTQITLPKNFDLTRNRIVVKGAYNLLSAMKNAGDMAC